Proteins encoded in a region of the Ornithodoros turicata isolate Travis chromosome 3, ASM3712646v1, whole genome shotgun sequence genome:
- the LOC135387406 gene encoding uncharacterized protein LOC135387406 translates to MSGSTGKCHVFLFGTEIEEGKAGKALQVIAPPLMCLQHWSVVFKYDDGNVAVCEANPDKKGTLVGHFSWKAADHAEKVEANKVSLGNHTIPSERVVSVMRDMNRGTKYILYRNNCQSWVKELLQRLNIPCPVTAFTDTPVGQQINKVVDIIEGGSESEEENPTTKTTTPAGTSQRNTPAATPSASKGKKGSKRNKSRATPQETPQGTPSRERARGAGQRQAEGGTRAAPLAFVGAAATAAAAAVAGAWNRYRGRRRPHDDH, encoded by the exons ATGAGTGGCTCCACCGGCAAATGCCACGTCTTCCTGTTCGGTACCGAGATCGAAGAAGGCAAGGCAGGCAAAGCGCTTCAAGTTATTGCGCCTCCTCTTATGTGCCTCCAACACTGGTCCGTTGTTTTCAAGTACGACGACGGTAATGTTGCCGTTTGCGAAGCCAATCCCGACAAGAAAGGAACACTGGTCGGTCACTTTTCGTGGAAGGCTGCCGACCACGCTGAGAAGGTCGAAGCGAATAAG GTATCACTCGGCAACCACACGATCCCTTCCGAACGAGTGGTCAGCGTCATGCGAGACATGAACAGAGGTACCAAGTACATCCTCTACAGAAACAATTGTCAGAGCTGGGTTAAGGAGCTGCTCCAACGTCTCAACATTCCGTGTCCAGTGACAGCGTTTACCGACACACCTGTAGGACAACAAATCAACAAAGTAGTGGACATCATAGAAGGTGGCTCAGAATCGGAGGAAGAGAACCCGACGACGAAAACAACAACACCGGCGGGAACAAGCCAGCGGAACACTCCAGCAGCAACACCGTCCGCgagcaaaggaaaaaaaggaagcaaGCGGAACAAAAGTCGGGCGACACCTCAGGAAACACCACAGGGGACACCGAGTCGAGAAAGAGCTCGAGGAGCAGGTCAAAGACAAGCAGAGGGTGGAACACGAGCGGCTCCGCTCGCTTTCGTTGGAGCtgcagcaacagcagcagcagcggccGTTGCTGGGGCTTGGAACAGATATCGAGGAAGGAGGCGACCACATGATGACCATTGA